GTAAGTTGCGTATTTAAAACTTTCCAAAGTGCATCGTTGCAATATACAGAGCCTCTTTCTTTCTTAATAATTTTCATGGGAATGATTAATGATTCATAGTTTAAAGAGATGTCAAATCTAACTATATTTGCATAGACTTTTTTCAATTTATGATATCAAATTCCCTTTTTGACAATACCGAAACAGCTTTTGCGCTAAAAAGTGATTCGGAATTGGAGCGTGCCTATTTTTTATTCAAAATGATCGCGAATGAACCCCTGGTTCGAATTGGCACAGCAGCAACTAAGTTTGCACTTAACCTCAATCTTCCGGTAGAAGGACTTATACGTTCAACGGTGTTCGATCACTTTTGCGGGGGAGTGAATGAAAAGGACTGTATGAGTACTGTGGAAAGTCTAATGAGTGCGGGAGTACATGCCGTACTCGATTATTCGGTGGAAGGAAAAGAAGAGGAAGTGCAGTTTGATGCTACCATGCAAAAGGTCGTGGAGCTCACACTTTTTGCCGAAAAAAAATCGACCATGCCTTTTTCGGTATTTAAACCCACGGGTTTCGGCCGCTTTAAAATTTGGCAGAAAATTACTGAAAAGCAAGCCTTAACTCCTTCCGAAACCGAAGAGTGGGAGCGGATCGTCGAGCGATACGATACCGTATGTAAAACGGCACACGATTGTACCATTTCCTTGCTTATTGACGGGGAAGAATCGTGGATGCAGGACGCAGCAGACGATTTGTGTGAAAAAATGATGGAGCAGTACAACAAATCACGCCCCATCGTTTTTAATACCCTGCAATGCTACCGTTGGGACCGATTGGATTATCTGAAAGCAGCTCATAAGCGAGCTAAAGCCAAAGGATATAAACTGGGCTTTAAAGTGGTTCGTGGCGCCTATATGGAAATGGAGAACGATAGGGCAGAAGAGAAGGG
This genomic stretch from Ulvibacter sp. MAR_2010_11 harbors:
- a CDS encoding proline dehydrogenase family protein, coding for MISNSLFDNTETAFALKSDSELERAYFLFKMIANEPLVRIGTAATKFALNLNLPVEGLIRSTVFDHFCGGVNEKDCMSTVESLMSAGVHAVLDYSVEGKEEEVQFDATMQKVVELTLFAEKKSTMPFSVFKPTGFGRFKIWQKITEKQALTPSETEEWERIVERYDTVCKTAHDCTISLLIDGEESWMQDAADDLCEKMMEQYNKSRPIVFNTLQCYRWDRLDYLKAAHKRAKAKGYKLGFKVVRGAYMEMENDRAEEKGYDSPICASKKATDDNFNAVMGYILDNLEDISLFLGTHNESSSYLCMEIMEAKELSKNDPRIWFGQLYGMSDHISYNLAKAGYNVAKYIPFGPVKDVMPYLIRRAEENTSVAGQTSRELTLLKKEKERRGL